The following nucleotide sequence is from Halobacillus mangrovi.
TGAGAGAGTTTACCATAGCCATCAAAAGAACGAGTACGGAAATAGACGTCACCGCCTGCTTCGTACGCATGGTCTTTTTCAATCAGCCCTTGGATAAAATCAATAATTTCATCCATGTTCTCTGTTACACGCGGGTGATCGACCGCTTCTTGAACTCCGAGTGCACCTACATCTTCCTTGTAGGCTTTAATAAAACGATTAGCAATCTCAGGGACTTCTTCCCCTAATTCATTTGCCGCTTTGATCAATTTGTCATCGACGTCTGTGAAATTCAGAACGTAATGGACATCATATCCGCGATATTCAAAGTATCTTCTCACCGTATCAAAAACAATCGCAGGACGAGCGTTTCCGATGTGGATGTAGTTATAAACAGTCGGGCCGCACACATACATCTTAACCTTGCCTTCTTCTAGCGGCTGAAAGGGTTCCTTTTTCCGTGTAAGTGTATTGTAAATATTAATACTCATTCTGGTTCACTCCTTTGGCTTCTTCTAGTTCTTTCCGTAAATGTGTGATTTCTTTCTCTAAATGGTTCAAGCGGTCATACACCGGATCAGGCAGCTTATGGTGGTCAAGATCTTTCTTGCGCACCTTTTTCCCGTCCTGAATGACGACGTGGCCAGGTATACCGACGACAGTTGAGTTGTTCGGTACATCATGTAGAACGACCGATCCAGCACCGACTTTAGAATTTTCCCCGATCGTAATGGATCCAAGTACTTTGGCACCTGTCGCGACTAAGGAATTATCCAAAAGCGTAGGGTGGCGTTTGCCTTTTTCTTTACCTGTTCCCCCAAGTGTGACGCCCTGGAATATCGTTACGTTATCTCCAATCTCGCAGGTTTCACCAATAACTACACCCATGCCATGGTCAATGAAAAAACGTTTGCCGATTTTAGCACCCGGGTGTATTTCAATGCCTGTAAAAAAGCGGCTGATTTGTGAAATGATCCTTGCTAAGAAGAAAAACTTACGTTTGAAACAAGCATGCGCCACTCGATGTCCCCATATGGCGTGCAGGCCAGAATACGTCAAAATCACTTCTATATAAGTCCTTGCAG
It contains:
- the cysE gene encoding serine O-acetyltransferase, which translates into the protein MGLFKMLKEDVNVVFDQDPAARTYIEVILTYSGLHAIWGHRVAHACFKRKFFFLARIISQISRFFTGIEIHPGAKIGKRFFIDHGMGVVIGETCEIGDNVTIFQGVTLGGTGKEKGKRHPTLLDNSLVATGAKVLGSITIGENSKVGAGSVVLHDVPNNSTVVGIPGHVVIQDGKKVRKKDLDHHKLPDPVYDRLNHLEKEITHLRKELEEAKGVNQNEY